aactactacagtgtagtttagtaggatggagactctatagctgtgtggatctgtaactactacagtttagtaggatggagacTCTATAGCTGTGTGGATTCATTCGAATTTCTTGCCGCGTTCTGTGAAATGTAGTTGAGCCGGAAACTTTCTTCATGCCTACTTTATTCCGGGGGATTTTTTTGTGTGCCGTACCCTCAAGCCGGAAGTTGTTGGTATCCATCAAATATTTCATACGTAGCTAACTAACGGAATTGATGATTTATCGCCCATCTAATTGGGGTGTATTTATAACTAATGCCTTCCCCAAAAAGTCATAAATGAAGAAATTGGTGCCTCACAAGACCTAATACTAGTAACGACATTATTCCCGGTAAGTGCCCATAGATGGCTAACGACGGTGGCTAACGGGCTAGGTAGCTGGTTAGCAATTGCTCCCTGGCTTTCCAGCAAACAAGAATACATAGatagtagctagctaggtaacagaaaatgtaacgttagctagctaataatacAGCGAGACATCATAGCTACCTTTCGCTGTCTCAtgactcagtggccagtttactAATGACAACAAAGCAATTGGCTAAGCAGAAACAAACTAATAATTGGTTTGCGTGTCTAGTGGTTAGCTTGTGTATTTCTTCTGACAAATTGGTTTAATGtccaatgttgtgtgtgtgtgtgtgtgtgtgtgtgtagccggCGGGTTGCCATGGCTACTAGGATGAAGTTAAAACTGAAGACTGTGTTTGTCCTCTACTTCATGGTCTCACTTATGGGCCTCATCTACGCTCTCATGCAGCTTGGTAAGTCTGTCTATCTCTCCTTTCCTTGTCTTCTCTTTCCTCGTCACCTTTACTTGTATCCTGTCCGCATCTCTTGGTtcctttcccctgtctcctctctgtgtctcctctcctttgtTATCACTGACAGTCCTATGAAGTCCTCTTAGATCAGTAGTCTCACAGGAATGTATCACACATCGTTATTGAGACAATTGTTGTTTGGTGAACATAGTCCTAACCAGAGCAATACCTTTACAAAtaagatatataaatatatggtttTGGTCCTAACTAACCTTTACTTCCATGAGATGTAGTGCACTGAATAGGAGACAGGAATTGGGCTGCATTTCAATTGCACTGAATAGGAGACAGGAATTGGGCTGCATTTCAATTGCACTGAATAGGAGACAGGAATTGGGTTGCATTTCAATTGCACTGAATAGGAGACAGGAATTGGGCTGCATTTCAATTGCACTGAATGGGAGACAGGAATTGGGCTGCATTTCAATTGCACTGAATAGGAGACAGAAATTGGGCTGCATTTCAATTGCACTGAATGGGAGACAGGAATTGGGCTGCATTTCAATTGCACTGAATGGGAGACAGGAATTGGGCTGCATTTCAATTGCACTGAATAGGAGACAGGAATTGGGCTGCATTTCAATTGCACTGAATAGGAGACAGGAATTGGGTTGCATTTCAATTGCACTGAATAGGAGACAGGAATTGGGCTGCATTTCAATTGCACTGAATGGGAGACAGGAATTGGGCTGCATTTCAATTGCACTGAATAGGAGACAGGAATTGGGCTGCATTTCAATTGCACTGAATGGGAGACAGGAATTGGGCTGCATTTCAATTGCACTGAATGGGAGACAGGAATTGGGCTGCATTTCAATTGCACTGAATAGGAGACAGGAATTGGGctgcatttcaattgactgaataGGAGACAGGAATTGGGCTGCATTTCAATTGCACTGAATAGGAGACAGGAATTGGGCTGCATTTCAATTGCACTGAATAGGAGACAGGAATTGGGCTGCATTTCAATTGCACTGAATAGGAGACAGGAATTGGGCTGCATTTCAATTGCACTGAATAGGAGACAGGAATTGGGCTGCATTTCAATTGCACTGAATAGGAGACAGGAATTGGGCTGCATTTCAATTGCACTGAATAGGAGACAGGAATTGGGCTGCATTTCAATTGCACTGAATAGGAGACAGGAATTGGGCTGCATTTCAATTGCACTGAATAGGAGACAGGAATTGGGCTGCATTTCAATTGCACTGAATAGGAGACAGGAATTGGGCTGCATTTCAATTGCACTGAATAGGAGACAGGAATTGGGCTGCATTTCAATTGCACTGAATAGGAGACAGGAATTGGGCTGCATTTCAATTGCACTGAATAGGAGACAGGAATTGGGCTGCATTTCAATTGCACTGAATGGGAGACAGGAATTGGGCTGCATTTCAATTGCACTGAATAGGAGACAGGAATTGGGCTGCATTTCAATTGCACTGAATAGGAGACAGGAATTGGGCTGCATTTCAATGGACACCTTAACTGACTGTGTAACCTGTTTCTGTCCTCAGGCCAGCGCTGTGACTGTGCAGAGCATGACATGCCCAAGGACCGTACTATCTCTCGTCTGCGGGGGGAACTGCATCGGCTGCAGGAGCAGATGAGGAAGGCTGAGCCCACCAAACTCCCTCAAAAACTAGCAGTGAAACCGGCCCAACCCACCATCTACGTCATCACACCAACCTACACCAGGTAGgaagatggacagagggagaaagacacaCACTTTCTCTACTGCCTgttgtctcttccctctctctctcctttccttgcTCCATCTCTAAcattctctccatccctttctctagGTTTGTCCAGAAAGCAGAGTTAACCCGGCTTGCCCAGACGTTCCTCCATGTCCCTCAGCTCCACTGGATCCTGGTGGAAGACTCTCCCCATAAAACCCCTCTGGTCTCTGGGTTCCTGGCCTCCAGCGGCCTGGCCTACACACACCTCCACACCCCCACACCACGCGACCGCAAACTACAGGAGGTGGGTTCAGATCCGGTCGCTGACCAGGCACACTGTTTTGCATGTCAGTCGTCTGCCAGATTTCACAATGCCTAGATAGCTAACTGCATTATATAAAGAAATCTGATGCACATCCTTATTTACTCACTTCCAAACTCCTACAGGGTCTACATTTAAATTAAAACAAAGAATTAATAAAATTACCATATTGATTGATGGATTTAtcatttgatttattgattggCCATTCCCCCAGGGTGACCCTAGCTGGTTGAAACCCCGCGGGGCGGAGCAGAGGAACGAGGGGCTGCGGTGgctgagagaggacaggagggggcagCCTGGAGCAGACACACAGCTGGGGGTGGTCTACTTCGCTGACGATGACAACACATACAGCCTACAGCTATTTGAGGAGGtaggagacagacatacaggatCTGCCGTCTTCTAGCTCTTCAACCATGGAGGCTGTGCCAGCTAATTGCCCAAAATATTCTGATTTAACTTCCTCTTTTCAAGAAATGGACTTGGTATAGTATAATTGACTTGACAACCAACAAGACATTGAAGTTTCGCTTTCAAAATGAACCACaaaattacatgttttttttacccctttattCCCccaatccaattggtagttagtcttgtctcatcgctgcaactcccgtacgggctcgagagaggcgaaggtcgagagtcctgcttcctccgaaacacaacccaaccaagccgcactgcttcttgacacaattcccgcttaacccggaagaaagccacaccaatgtgtcggaggaaacaccgtacacctgccGACCGTGTCAGCGACAGGAGTcgcaatgggacaagaacatccctgccggcccaACCCAcccttaacccggacgatgctgggccaattgtgcgtttcgcggccggctgcgacagagcctggactcgaaccaggatttCTAGTGGCCACTCGGGATGCCATGAACCACAAAATTAAGAACTATATTTAACTGTTATATATAACCCACTGGTGTATTGCATTCTTGTGACTAGTTTAAAACTTgtctctaacatctctctctagATGTGTGGTACCCAGTgtctctaacatctctctctctagatgtGTGGTACCCAGTgtctctaacatctctctctctagatgtGTGGTACCCAGTgtctctaacatctctctctctagatgtGTGGTACCCAGCGTgtctctaacatctctctctctagatgcGTGGTACCCAGTgtctctaacatctctctctagATGCGTGGTACCCAGCGTgtgtctaacatctctctctaGATGCGTGGTACCCAGCGTgtgtctaacatctctctctaGATGCGTGGTACCCAGCGtgtgtctaacctctctctctagatGCGTGGTACCCAGCGtgtgtctaacctctctctctagatGCGTGGTACCCAGCGtgtgtctaacctctctctctagatGCGTGGTACCCAGCGTgtgtctaacatctctctctctagatgcGTGGTACCCAGCGTgtgtctaacatctctctctctagatgcGTGGTACCCAGCGTgtgtctaacatctctctctctagatgcGTGGTACCCAGCGTgtgtctaacatctctctctctagatgcGTGGTACCCAGCGTgtgtctaacatctctctctctagatgcGTGGTACCCAGCGTgtgtctaacatctctctctctagatgcGTGGTACCCAGCGTgtgtctaacatctctctctctagatgcGTGGTACCCAGCGTgtgtctaacatctctctctctagatgcGTGGTACCCAGCGTgtgtctaacatctctctctctagatgcGTGGTACCCAGCGTgtgtctaacatctctctctaGATGCGTGGTACCCAGCGTgtgtctaacatctctctctctagatgcGTGGTACCcagcgtgtgtctgtgtggccaGTCGGCCTGGTGGGAGGGATGAGATATGAGAGACCTGTGGTCGAGGGGGGGAAGGTTGTACGCTTCCATACTGGCTGGCGCCCCAGCCGCCCCTTCCCATTGGACATGGCTGGCTTCGCCGTGTCGCTCAAGCTGGTGATAGCCAATCAGGACGCATGTTTCGACGGCGACGCACCGATGGGGTTCTTGGAAAGCAGCTTCCTGCAGGGATTGGTTACCATGGACGAACTGGAACCTAAGGCGGAGAATTgtacaaaggtgtgtgtgtgtgtgttgggtggggggTTGCTAAAGATAGAAGAGTGGTGTTGAACCGGTGATGTTTTTAGTGTAGGGGGGTTGTTGATGGTGTAGGGGGATGTTtaaacgttgtgtgtgtgtgtatgtgtgattgacAGGTGTTGGTGTGGCACACGCGGACAGAGAAGCCCAAGATGAAACGAGAGGAAGCGCTTCAGAAACAAGGCCTGGGGTCTGATACTGCTGTAGAGGTgtgaggacaacacacacacacacaactacaaccACACACACCTACAACTACACACACCTACAACTACA
The genomic region above belongs to Oncorhynchus kisutch isolate 150728-3 linkage group LG16, Okis_V2, whole genome shotgun sequence and contains:
- the b3gat3 gene encoding galactosylgalactosylxylosylprotein 3-beta-glucuronosyltransferase 3 — protein: MATRMKLKLKTVFVLYFMVSLMGLIYALMQLGQRCDCAEHDMPKDRTISRLRGELHRLQEQMRKAEPTKLPQKLAVKPAQPTIYVITPTYTRFVQKAELTRLAQTFLHVPQLHWILVEDSPHKTPLVSGFLASSGLAYTHLHTPTPRDRKLQEGDPSWLKPRGAEQRNEGLRWLREDRRGQPGADTQLGVVYFADDDNTYSLQLFEEMRGTQRVSVWPVGLVGGMRYERPVVEGGKVVRFHTGWRPSRPFPLDMAGFAVSLKLVIANQDACFDGDAPMGFLESSFLQGLVTMDELEPKAENCTKVLVWHTRTEKPKMKREEALQKQGLGSDTAVEV